Proteins encoded in a region of the Flammeovirga yaeyamensis genome:
- a CDS encoding transposase translates to MEENKNQFIKRTQKDYPMSLKLQIVSEVENGQLGLKAAQRKYGIQGNQTVKIWLQKYGNFDWNHKVSAMKKKTPEQELLELKLELETAKKKIKRLEAEAEKADHKSIIFDMMIDLAEKEYKIDIRKNSSPK, encoded by the coding sequence ATGGAAGAAAATAAAAATCAGTTCATTAAACGTACCCAAAAGGATTATCCAATGTCCTTAAAGCTTCAAATTGTCTCGGAAGTTGAAAACGGTCAACTAGGTCTTAAAGCAGCTCAACGTAAATATGGTATTCAAGGGAATCAAACTGTAAAGATTTGGTTACAAAAATATGGTAACTTTGACTGGAACCATAAAGTAAGTGCCATGAAGAAAAAAACACCTGAACAAGAGTTATTAGAGCTTAAACTTGAGTTGGAAACAGCAAAAAAGAAAATCAAACGATTAGAGGCTGAAGCAGAAAAAGCTGACCATAAATCAATTATTTTCGATATGATGATTGATTTGGCTGAAAAGGAATATAAAATTGATATAAGAAAAAACTCTTCACCCAAGTAG
- a CDS encoding OmpA family protein, which produces MNRIVSYCLYFTSFLLSILAPQIMYGQGDKSFEKVHFPNQTKELKVAIRNIEIGDNYKNVYHLYDSALIYYKKAEQLNSESAQLQFKIGQAFYLSDQLDSADVRLCNSLALDKNNLKTVFLAARVAHLEEKWDKAIELYEKYNSLHDGIVSPSKSEVDFLLSQTKFAKTLDNSSLTIKNLEELNSSSDDFQAHLHPQTNQLFFTSNRASQNSVTPKLDGLYYDNIYYFNSDSNQVKLIKDHIINPEGNSSVTGISKSGKTLIMYQGALQGVVSYSRFENINGENIPKGKTKLPKQINNYFFTQGSGSFTPDGKEFYFSGKRKKDMHSNIFISKRSGKKWTKPTPIFKGDSEHLNPYFSTNGDTLFFASNDMKSIGGYDIFYSVKKGNNWSEKVNLGLGINSPFDEISYSANKDGNIKYVASNRLGGLGNYDIYEISDGNNDKDEIVLEKIITPHVNRIELTIVDAETKMPLIATQIQLYNLEENVLLRNQITDQNGHVILNDLPSEVDLGGNILKKGYEFYSRNFEIDRDTSNIIIELPPIQLNQKVTLENIFFDTNSSVIKDKSIPELRALLNFLLLNDKVNILIEGHTDNVGDKEYNQNLSNTRADAILRYLNQNGIPEYRLQAKGFGDTQPISENTNEEGRAKNRRTEFKVIKTQ; this is translated from the coding sequence ATGAATAGAATTGTTTCATACTGTTTATATTTCACATCTTTCTTACTTTCTATTCTTGCTCCTCAAATTATGTATGGGCAAGGTGACAAATCATTTGAGAAGGTTCATTTTCCAAATCAGACAAAAGAATTAAAAGTTGCCATTCGAAATATCGAAATCGGTGACAATTATAAGAATGTCTATCACTTGTATGATAGTGCACTGATTTATTATAAAAAAGCAGAACAATTAAATTCTGAGAGTGCACAATTACAATTTAAAATTGGACAGGCATTTTATTTATCAGATCAATTAGATAGTGCAGATGTTCGCCTATGTAATTCATTAGCACTTGATAAAAATAATTTAAAGACAGTTTTTCTAGCTGCTCGAGTGGCTCATTTAGAAGAAAAATGGGATAAAGCTATAGAACTTTATGAGAAATATAATTCTCTTCATGATGGTATTGTTTCGCCATCAAAAAGTGAGGTAGACTTCTTACTTTCTCAAACCAAGTTTGCCAAAACTTTAGACAACTCCTCACTTACTATTAAAAACCTCGAAGAGCTCAATTCTTCATCAGATGATTTCCAAGCACACTTACACCCTCAAACCAATCAACTATTTTTCACTTCAAATAGAGCATCTCAAAATAGTGTAACTCCAAAATTAGATGGATTGTATTATGACAACATCTATTATTTTAACTCTGATTCCAACCAAGTTAAGCTAATCAAAGATCATATAATCAATCCGGAAGGAAATAGTAGTGTCACTGGAATATCCAAATCAGGCAAAACCTTAATCATGTATCAAGGAGCATTACAAGGTGTGGTAAGTTACAGTCGATTTGAAAATATAAACGGAGAGAATATCCCAAAAGGAAAAACTAAACTCCCAAAACAGATTAATAATTATTTCTTCACCCAAGGAAGCGGTTCCTTTACTCCGGATGGTAAAGAGTTCTATTTCTCTGGTAAAAGAAAAAAAGATATGCACTCAAATATTTTCATTTCAAAAAGAAGTGGAAAAAAGTGGACTAAGCCAACCCCTATTTTTAAAGGTGATTCGGAACATCTAAACCCTTACTTCTCCACTAACGGAGATACACTTTTCTTTGCATCAAATGACATGAAAAGTATAGGAGGTTATGATATTTTTTATAGTGTAAAAAAAGGTAACAACTGGAGTGAGAAAGTCAATTTAGGATTAGGAATAAACAGTCCATTTGATGAAATCTCTTATTCAGCGAATAAAGATGGGAACATTAAATATGTTGCGTCAAATCGTTTGGGCGGTCTAGGAAATTATGATATTTATGAGATATCAGATGGCAATAATGATAAGGATGAAATTGTTCTTGAAAAAATCATTACTCCTCATGTCAATAGAATTGAGCTAACGATAGTAGATGCTGAAACAAAAATGCCGCTTATAGCAACACAGATACAATTATATAATCTTGAAGAAAATGTTCTTTTAAGGAATCAAATTACAGATCAAAACGGACATGTCATCCTTAATGACTTACCTAGCGAAGTGGATCTTGGTGGTAATATTCTAAAAAAGGGGTATGAATTCTATTCAAGAAATTTTGAGATTGATAGAGATACATCAAATATAATTATTGAACTTCCTCCTATCCAATTAAATCAGAAAGTCACACTTGAAAATATATTTTTTGATACCAATTCGAGTGTCATCAAAGATAAATCTATTCCTGAGTTAAGAGCCTTACTCAACTTCTTATTATTAAACGATAAAGTAAATATATTAATTGAGGGTCATACAGATAATGTAGGAGATAAAGAATACAATCAGAATTTATCCAATACTAGAGCTGATGCAATTTTAAGGTACCTCAATCAAAATGGAATTCCTGAATATCGACTTCAAGCAAAAGGGTTTGGTGATACCCAACCTATTTCAGAGAATACAAACGAAGAGGGTCGAGCAAAAAACAGAAGAACGGAATTCAAGGTCATTAAGACACAGTAA
- the rfaD gene encoding ADP-glyceromanno-heptose 6-epimerase — MIVVTGAAGFIGSCMISRLNEDNFNHIIAVDDFSFPEKNKNLEGKKILERVEREEFFDWLDKNHLEVEFIFHLGARTSTAEFNRDILSHLNTEYTKKMWNATIQYAIPLVYASSAATYGLGELGYEDSEEIIPNLKPLNPYGESKNEFDKWALQQERQPMFWAGLKFFNVYGPNEYHKERMASVIFHAFNQIGKTDAMKLFQSHNPDYKDGEQQRDFVYVKDVVEMMMFLMHHRKAEDSGIYNVGTGEARTFLDLTKATFKAMGIEENISYIPTPEDIRDKYQYFTEATMQKMRSIGYDKPFTSLEEGVEDYVKNYLMDTKRY, encoded by the coding sequence ATGATCGTAGTTACGGGTGCGGCTGGCTTTATTGGTAGTTGCATGATATCTAGATTAAATGAAGATAATTTTAACCATATTATCGCTGTAGATGACTTCTCTTTTCCTGAGAAAAATAAAAATTTAGAAGGAAAAAAAATATTGGAACGTGTAGAAAGGGAAGAGTTTTTTGATTGGTTAGATAAAAATCACCTTGAGGTTGAATTCATTTTTCATTTAGGTGCAAGAACAAGCACAGCGGAGTTCAATAGAGATATCCTTTCTCATTTGAATACGGAATACACTAAGAAAATGTGGAATGCAACTATTCAATATGCAATCCCTTTAGTATATGCCTCTTCAGCTGCAACTTATGGCTTAGGTGAATTAGGATATGAAGATAGTGAGGAAATTATTCCAAACTTGAAACCTCTAAACCCATATGGAGAGTCAAAGAATGAGTTCGATAAATGGGCTTTACAACAAGAAAGACAACCTATGTTCTGGGCTGGATTGAAATTCTTCAATGTTTATGGTCCTAATGAATATCATAAAGAAAGAATGGCTTCTGTTATTTTCCATGCGTTTAATCAAATTGGAAAAACAGATGCAATGAAATTGTTCCAATCTCACAACCCAGATTATAAAGACGGAGAACAACAACGTGATTTCGTTTATGTAAAAGATGTTGTAGAAATGATGATGTTCTTAATGCATCATAGAAAAGCTGAAGATTCAGGTATTTACAATGTTGGTACTGGTGAGGCAAGAACTTTCCTTGATTTAACTAAAGCTACTTTTAAAGCAATGGGCATTGAGGAGAATATTTCTTATATCCCTACTCCAGAAGACATCAGAGATAAATATCAGTATTTTACTGAAGCAACAATGCAAAAAATGAGATCTATTGGATATGACAAGCCTTTCACTTCCTTAGAAGAAGGTGTTGAGGACTATGTCAAAAACTATTTGATGGATACGAAAAGATATTAA
- a CDS encoding alpha-amylase family glycosyl hydrolase, with the protein MIQKIEPPYWWNSFENKQLQLMVYGQNISQYDVKTKDADHLLRLDGTEITHNPNYLFINFTLKENISAEFFTIQFFKGEDIVEEILYELKERNIQNKYKDDNLTIQPKDVVYLIMPDRFSKGGQFKSKRLFERENRDKPFGRHGGDLQGIIDNIDYVKDLGCSTLWLTPVLENNAKEYSYHGYGITDYYQVDERLGSNDLYLELSQKLHQNKMKLIKDVVFNHIGIQHKWLSDIPDDNWLNNQLYIDRYEAKNYLGTNYHVNTSFDPYASSEDKISTQEGWFTDQMPDLNQNHPLLAKYLIQNTIWWIEYAQLDGLRVDTFGYVFKEFNDQWCKAILKEYPSLYIVAEVLVGETSYAARYNTYNKHNTSAVTDLPLAFTACNSFSKSDKSKYWESQMLQLYNQLSQDFLHKNPYQLLTCLDNHDITRVFSKVKTVERLKLAIGFLLTTRGIPQLYYGTELLFEGEESDHSSLRNDFPGGWDKDKVNAFTAEGRSDAQNEIWNFISKLLKWRKNAKAIAEGKLVHFIPLDEVYVYFRISKAQSIIVLINNNDKEEVKIDFSKYKSCVKGYEVGKNILSNLEFKLKENMFLSPLSISILELK; encoded by the coding sequence ATGATTCAGAAAATTGAACCCCCTTATTGGTGGAACTCCTTCGAGAATAAACAATTACAGTTGATGGTTTATGGTCAAAACATCAGCCAATATGATGTAAAAACTAAGGATGCAGATCATTTACTAAGATTGGATGGTACTGAGATAACCCATAACCCAAATTATCTGTTTATCAACTTTACCTTAAAAGAAAATATTTCAGCGGAGTTTTTTACCATTCAATTTTTTAAGGGCGAAGATATTGTTGAGGAAATTCTCTATGAATTAAAAGAAAGGAACATTCAAAATAAGTATAAGGATGACAACTTAACAATTCAACCTAAAGATGTTGTTTATCTCATTATGCCAGATCGTTTTTCAAAAGGAGGTCAGTTTAAATCAAAAAGATTGTTTGAGAGAGAAAATAGAGATAAACCTTTTGGAAGACATGGGGGAGATCTACAAGGGATTATTGACAATATAGATTATGTAAAAGATTTGGGTTGTTCTACACTTTGGTTAACTCCCGTTTTGGAAAATAATGCAAAGGAGTATTCTTATCATGGATATGGCATCACCGATTATTATCAAGTGGATGAGAGATTAGGTTCGAATGATTTATATCTTGAACTTTCTCAGAAATTACATCAGAATAAGATGAAATTGATCAAAGATGTTGTTTTTAATCATATAGGAATTCAACATAAGTGGCTATCTGATATCCCAGATGATAATTGGTTAAATAATCAGCTATATATTGATCGATATGAAGCTAAAAATTATTTGGGTACAAATTACCATGTGAATACTTCTTTTGATCCCTATGCGTCTTCTGAGGATAAAATAAGTACACAGGAGGGATGGTTTACGGATCAAATGCCTGATCTAAATCAAAATCATCCATTATTAGCCAAATATTTGATCCAAAATACGATTTGGTGGATAGAATATGCACAATTAGATGGATTAAGAGTAGATACGTTTGGTTATGTATTTAAAGAGTTTAATGACCAATGGTGTAAAGCAATTTTAAAAGAGTATCCATCACTTTACATTGTGGCTGAAGTGCTTGTTGGAGAAACAAGTTATGCTGCAAGATATAATACATATAATAAGCATAATACTTCAGCAGTGACAGATCTTCCGTTAGCTTTTACTGCTTGTAATTCATTTTCAAAATCGGATAAATCTAAATATTGGGAGAGTCAAATGCTTCAATTGTATAATCAGCTTTCACAAGACTTTTTACATAAAAATCCATATCAGTTATTGACATGTTTGGATAATCATGATATAACAAGAGTTTTTTCCAAGGTAAAAACAGTTGAAAGATTAAAACTAGCCATTGGTTTTTTATTAACTACAAGAGGGATACCTCAACTGTATTATGGCACTGAACTACTTTTCGAAGGGGAAGAAAGTGATCATTCCTCACTTAGAAATGATTTTCCTGGTGGTTGGGATAAAGATAAGGTCAATGCTTTTACTGCAGAAGGAAGGAGTGATGCTCAGAATGAGATTTGGAACTTCATTTCTAAATTACTGAAATGGAGGAAAAATGCTAAGGCAATAGCAGAGGGGAAGTTAGTTCATTTTATACCTCTAGATGAAGTCTATGTATATTTTAGAATCTCAAAAGCACAGAGTATTATTGTTCTTATTAATAATAATGATAAAGAAGAAGTAAAAATTGATTTCTCAAAATATAAAAGCTGTGTAAAAGGATATGAAGTAGGTAAAAATATTTTGAGTAATCTTGAATTTAAACTAAAAGAAAACATGTTCTTAAGTCCGTTATCAATTTCTATTTTAGAATTAAAATAA
- a CDS encoding alpha-amylase family glycosyl hydrolase: protein MKKIILRNTYFILALILTTLTTSRAQTITTSSEPIIVNQEVTFTADVTGNAQLEGLTEAWAWVWVPNTDFGAPTNVNPATSAQAAAKWTKKSGNIWEISFIPTEFIDAQPDEITSIGIIFKGADWGDGQTSDFTFEAAQDGALTVSVTNPEDGEIVDQYTTTQVALTTNMNSNIVLKANGNTVQTVTDGTSLTYNYYAGSSGVVDFEIIATADDQTVTRSLRLVIRPSSIQEAARPAEATQLGVNYGATSVTLVLQDPAKKKEFVYVIGDFNDWTPTSSSLMKVDKQDDANYWWITLDNLDPDTEYIYQYLINGSLIIADPYTEKVSDPDDQYIDDTRYPGLIDYPTGKTRFRASTFKINEEEYIWKTSDFTPTPIEDAVVYELLFRDFTEEATYEAAIAELDYIKNLGANVIHVMPVNEFEGNLSWGYNPNFYFAPDKYYGPKNKFKEFVDEAHARGLSVIIDLVLNHSYHSSPMVRMYNKGGDYDDPSADNPWFNETSNFTNPGLQWGADFNHESSYTKALVDSVNAHWMKYYHIDGYRFDFTKGFGNNPKTDGDEWGSAYDQDRIDLLLRMNTEIKKRNPNALVIFEHLADNSEEKVLAQAGISMWGNINHNFRDIVKGNNSDIAWQSPKERDMPVHGVMSYMESHDEERLIYDSETSGKVSQTYDLKKIENGIGRAKLASALFFLVPGPKLIWQFGERGYNVSINQSEYQGEVSDGNRTSEKPLIKEFDTQNDEVRDELYKVYAALLKLRNDYDLGSLADDKYSYDLRSDIKTISLEGATMKVKVVGNFTLNEEDYTYDYSSDDTNWYSYFENGESVPASGTMTLNPSEFVVLTNVQVTTPEAGLATGYQRIFEVTPYGFREQDEIKVYFNPEGTGKTFDGTVTLEAGLVMDEYGSGNITNVQTTPMTKEGNKYVATFTPKELFGLSDTDKPFEMSLKAVSGDVSEGPHFVSFEQNNAKLYLVGDVAGIAWDPSKSLEMTKDGEGGFYLDNINVVINQSFKFIDQQDWNGGQWGDAGDGKLQPASGEGGDIVVPQSGACIIRANINNLTYSISYDITSIEDNELSKSVIASPNPTSSEVTLTSTSLKGDVEWIVRDQSGRVLQLGTQLQVNGQFKKDLSMFPAGIYFVELFTSEGRVVKKVIRR from the coding sequence ATGAAGAAAATAATACTACGAAATACTTACTTTATTCTGGCTCTAATCTTAACAACTCTGACTACTTCGAGAGCCCAGACAATTACAACTTCATCTGAACCTATTATTGTAAATCAGGAAGTGACATTTACGGCTGACGTAACAGGCAATGCACAATTAGAAGGATTAACTGAAGCTTGGGCTTGGGTATGGGTACCAAATACTGATTTTGGTGCACCTACAAACGTAAATCCTGCTACTTCGGCACAAGCAGCTGCTAAATGGACAAAGAAAAGTGGAAACATTTGGGAGATTTCTTTTATTCCAACCGAATTTATTGATGCACAACCCGATGAAATTACTAGTATCGGTATCATTTTTAAAGGTGCAGATTGGGGTGATGGTCAAACAAGTGACTTTACTTTTGAAGCGGCTCAAGATGGTGCATTAACTGTATCGGTTACAAATCCTGAGGATGGAGAGATTGTAGATCAATATACTACAACTCAAGTTGCTTTAACAACTAATATGAATTCAAATATAGTTTTAAAAGCTAATGGAAATACAGTTCAAACTGTAACTGACGGAACTAGTTTAACATATAATTATTATGCAGGTTCTAGTGGAGTAGTTGATTTTGAAATCATAGCGACTGCAGACGATCAAACAGTTACTCGTTCTTTACGATTGGTAATTAGACCAAGTTCAATACAAGAAGCAGCAAGACCAGCTGAAGCAACTCAATTAGGAGTAAACTATGGAGCTACATCTGTAACTCTTGTTTTACAAGACCCTGCTAAGAAAAAAGAATTTGTATATGTAATAGGTGATTTTAACGATTGGACACCAACGTCTTCTTCATTAATGAAGGTAGATAAACAAGATGATGCAAATTATTGGTGGATTACACTTGATAATTTGGATCCAGATACTGAATACATCTATCAATATTTAATCAATGGATCTTTAATTATTGCAGATCCTTATACTGAAAAAGTTTCTGACCCTGATGATCAATATATCGATGATACTCGTTATCCTGGATTAATTGACTATCCAACTGGGAAAACTAGATTCAGAGCTTCTACTTTCAAAATAAACGAAGAAGAGTATATTTGGAAAACATCCGATTTTACACCAACACCTATTGAGGATGCTGTAGTTTATGAACTATTATTTAGGGATTTTACGGAGGAAGCAACATATGAGGCAGCAATTGCTGAATTAGATTACATCAAAAATCTAGGAGCTAATGTGATACATGTGATGCCTGTAAACGAATTTGAAGGAAACCTATCTTGGGGTTATAACCCTAACTTTTACTTTGCACCAGATAAATACTACGGTCCAAAGAATAAGTTTAAAGAATTTGTAGACGAAGCACATGCTAGAGGTTTATCAGTAATTATTGACTTGGTGTTGAATCACTCTTATCATTCTTCACCAATGGTACGTATGTATAACAAAGGTGGAGATTACGATGATCCTAGTGCTGATAACCCTTGGTTTAATGAGACATCAAACTTCACAAATCCAGGCTTACAATGGGGGGCGGACTTCAATCACGAAAGTTCTTACACCAAGGCATTAGTAGATAGTGTGAATGCTCACTGGATGAAATATTACCATATTGATGGTTACCGTTTTGACTTCACAAAAGGTTTTGGTAATAATCCTAAGACTGATGGTGATGAATGGGGTAGTGCCTATGATCAGGATCGTATTGATTTATTATTAAGAATGAATACAGAGATCAAAAAGCGTAATCCTAATGCATTGGTAATTTTTGAACATTTGGCAGATAACTCAGAAGAAAAGGTACTAGCACAAGCTGGTATTTCGATGTGGGGTAATATCAACCATAATTTTAGAGATATTGTAAAAGGAAATAATTCAGATATCGCTTGGCAATCTCCTAAAGAAAGAGATATGCCTGTTCATGGTGTGATGTCTTATATGGAGTCACATGATGAAGAACGTTTAATTTATGATTCTGAAACATCAGGTAAAGTCTCTCAAACATATGATTTAAAGAAAATTGAAAATGGTATTGGTAGAGCAAAATTGGCATCTGCATTATTCTTCTTAGTACCTGGTCCTAAATTGATCTGGCAATTTGGTGAAAGAGGATACAATGTTTCTATCAATCAATCAGAATATCAAGGTGAGGTAAGTGATGGTAATAGAACTTCTGAAAAACCACTTATTAAAGAATTTGATACTCAAAATGATGAAGTTAGAGATGAACTGTATAAAGTATATGCTGCTTTATTAAAACTAAGAAATGATTATGACTTGGGTTCATTAGCTGATGATAAATACTCATATGATCTAAGAAGTGATATTAAAACTATATCCTTAGAAGGAGCTACAATGAAAGTAAAAGTAGTAGGTAACTTTACTTTAAATGAAGAGGATTACACTTATGATTATTCTTCTGATGATACGAATTGGTATAGTTACTTTGAAAACGGAGAATCTGTGCCAGCATCGGGAACTATGACATTAAACCCTTCTGAGTTTGTTGTTCTGACTAACGTTCAAGTAACAACTCCTGAGGCAGGATTAGCTACCGGATATCAAAGAATATTTGAAGTGACTCCTTATGGTTTTAGAGAACAAGATGAAATCAAAGTTTACTTTAATCCAGAAGGAACCGGAAAAACTTTTGATGGAACTGTAACTCTTGAAGCAGGGCTAGTGATGGATGAGTATGGTTCAGGTAACATTACAAATGTTCAGACAACTCCGATGACAAAAGAAGGGAATAAATATGTAGCGACCTTCACTCCAAAAGAGTTATTCGGCTTGTCTGATACTGATAAACCATTCGAAATGTCATTAAAAGCGGTTTCTGGAGATGTTTCCGAAGGTCCTCATTTCGTTTCTTTCGAACAAAACAACGCAAAACTTTATTTAGTAGGCGATGTAGCAGGTATTGCTTGGGATCCATCAAAATCTTTAGAAATGACAAAAGATGGTGAAGGAGGATTTTATTTAGATAATATAAATGTAGTGATCAATCAGTCATTCAAATTTATAGATCAACAAGACTGGAACGGCGGACAATGGGGAGATGCTGGAGACGGCAAATTACAACCTGCTTCTGGTGAAGGAGGAGATATTGTAGTACCTCAGTCCGGTGCATGTATCATTCGTGCCAATATTAACAATTTAACTTACTCAATTTCGTACGACATTACTTCAATTGAAGATAATGAATTGAGTAAAAGTGTAATTGCTTCTCCAAACCCTACTTCAAGTGAGGTGACTTTAACAAGTACTTCTTTGAAAGGTGATGTAGAGTGGATTGTAAGAGACCAATCAGGTCGAGTACTTCAGTTAGGTACTCAACTTCAAGTGAATGGTCAATTTAAAAAGGATCTGTCTATGTTCCCTGCAGGAATTTACTTTGTTGAATTATTTACTTCTGAAGGAAGAGTAGTGAAGAAAGTAATTAGAAGATAA
- a CDS encoding SusF/SusE family outer membrane protein, whose amino-acid sequence MKKIYSILLLFAFFVGCKEEDKVQIGGSDTYTPPVISEGPSTDSVYVFEKDSAENTFTTMSWSAANFGVSTQVNYNIAVTVEGYEGVGNAGQATGPATSITLTQKAVNEQIIAVTGIVTEAALDTFNVTLSVVASMSNESVLEANTTSEGRVVKIFPYFEAPLPANKMYVRGNHNGWAENDPTTILGSAAASGGPYVGYMYLDGAFKVCTEATWSGTNYGASGDWTAVDGGLESMALDAEGGDIPNPTGSPAMFYLDTDGGTKLTVEPLSFVITGSGVASDVVMEWDPQNRVLFANTTFSDGTITFKGSDNHNLGAGENEGIVVNGGDPIEVTAGEKQLSLDLKNPASLVYYFSASIERTAPVLATPDSTTLRFAKDDKDNVIQAFSWSAAVFGEESITSYELFLGGQSIYSGTDLTVATLTTEAVNRAALDDGGSADQAGTHNLKVVANFASGAQLESDVIELTITPYQAYPTELWMTGGALGGWDWNTAYDVQLIPVANHPERFWAIVYLTAGQGGVKISPDRAWTNDFGGSDENDTTLPRVETIGGSNINVPTTGYYTIVVDYVKNQILVQEPDVYLIGQAVGSWDSENPANKFTIDNGNTKLTITKTLVDTQPIRMYTAASFNGDVWLGGGDWWQSEFNIFNGMIEYRGAGGDQTAVPATGGENVIDLNFSDNTGSISPTP is encoded by the coding sequence ATGAAAAAGATATATTCAATCCTTTTACTCTTTGCATTCTTTGTTGGATGTAAAGAGGAGGATAAAGTTCAGATTGGTGGATCAGATACATATACTCCTCCTGTAATTTCAGAAGGACCAAGCACGGATAGTGTATATGTATTTGAAAAAGACTCTGCTGAAAATACATTTACGACAATGTCATGGTCAGCAGCTAACTTTGGTGTTTCTACTCAAGTGAATTACAATATTGCTGTCACTGTAGAAGGATATGAAGGTGTTGGTAATGCTGGTCAAGCAACTGGCCCTGCTACTTCAATTACATTGACACAAAAAGCAGTGAATGAACAAATCATTGCTGTAACAGGTATTGTCACTGAAGCTGCTTTGGATACTTTTAATGTAACACTTAGTGTGGTTGCATCAATGAGTAACGAAAGTGTTTTAGAAGCAAACACAACATCTGAAGGTAGAGTTGTTAAAATATTCCCTTATTTTGAGGCTCCTTTGCCTGCTAACAAAATGTATGTACGTGGTAACCACAATGGTTGGGCTGAAAATGATCCTACAACAATTTTAGGTTCAGCGGCAGCATCAGGTGGTCCATACGTTGGTTACATGTATTTAGACGGTGCTTTCAAAGTTTGTACTGAAGCAACATGGAGCGGTACTAATTATGGTGCAAGTGGTGATTGGACAGCAGTAGATGGTGGATTAGAATCAATGGCTTTAGATGCTGAAGGTGGAGATATTCCTAACCCAACTGGCTCTCCAGCAATGTTCTACTTAGATACTGATGGAGGTACAAAACTTACTGTAGAACCATTGTCATTTGTAATTACTGGTTCTGGTGTTGCTAGCGATGTAGTGATGGAATGGGACCCTCAAAACAGAGTATTATTTGCTAACACTACATTTAGTGATGGTACTATCACATTCAAAGGTAGTGATAATCATAACTTAGGTGCTGGTGAGAATGAAGGTATTGTAGTTAATGGTGGTGATCCAATTGAAGTTACTGCTGGTGAAAAGCAACTTTCATTAGATCTTAAAAACCCTGCTTCTTTGGTATATTACTTCTCTGCATCAATAGAAAGAACAGCACCTGTATTAGCAACTCCTGATTCAACAACTTTACGTTTTGCAAAAGATGATAAAGACAATGTAATTCAAGCATTCTCTTGGTCTGCTGCTGTTTTTGGTGAAGAATCTATTACAAGCTATGAATTATTCCTAGGTGGTCAATCAATCTACTCAGGAACAGATCTTACTGTTGCTACATTAACTACTGAAGCTGTAAATAGAGCAGCTTTAGATGATGGTGGAAGTGCTGATCAAGCTGGTACACATAATTTAAAAGTAGTTGCTAATTTTGCATCAGGTGCACAATTAGAGTCTGATGTTATTGAATTAACAATTACACCTTACCAAGCTTATCCAACTGAACTTTGGATGACTGGTGGTGCCTTAGGCGGATGGGATTGGAATACTGCATATGATGTACAACTAATTCCTGTTGCTAATCATCCTGAAAGATTCTGGGCAATAGTTTACCTGACAGCTGGTCAAGGTGGTGTTAAGATTTCACCTGATCGTGCATGGACTAATGATTTCGGAGGTTCTGATGAGAATGATACAACTTTACCAAGAGTTGAAACTATTGGCGGTTCTAATATTAATGTTCCAACTACAGGATACTATACTATTGTAGTTGATTACGTTAAAAACCAAATTTTGGTACAAGAGCCAGATGTGTATCTAATTGGTCAGGCTGTTGGAAGCTGGGATTCTGAGAATCCTGCAAACAAATTTACTATTGACAATGGCAATACTAAATTAACCATTACAAAAACTTTAGTTGATACACAACCTATCAGAATGTACACAGCTGCTTCATTCAATGGAGATGTATGGTTAGGAGGAGGAGATTGGTGGCAATCTGAATTCAATATCTTTAATGGAATGATTGAATACAGAGGAGCAGGTGGTGACCAAACTGCAGTTCCAGCTACTGGTGGAGAAAATGTTATTGATCTAAACTTTAGTGATAACACAGGTTCTATCTCACCAACTCCTTAA